In Pseudoalteromonas sp. NC201, a single window of DNA contains:
- a CDS encoding TSUP family transporter — translation MFELALDPTTWGLLCLVALAAGFIDAIAGGGGLLTVPALLTAGLPPHLTLGTNKLAASFGSLTASFTYYKKQLFKPSFWIGSIIATAIGAVLGTLLVDFLSIEFLNKLIPVIIIAVAIYSLVGRLSPTDSHTLPEANRALKIKQWAQGLSLGFFDGMAGPGTGTFWTASNSMLYKMSLLLNCGLARSMNFVSNFISLITFVALGHVNFMLGITMGAFLMFGAWLGAHSAIKFGNKLIKPLFNTVVIVLAGKLIFEAYFS, via the coding sequence ATGTTTGAACTCGCTTTAGATCCCACAACTTGGGGGTTACTTTGCTTAGTCGCACTGGCTGCTGGATTTATTGATGCAATTGCAGGTGGTGGTGGGCTGCTAACCGTACCAGCTTTGCTTACTGCTGGCCTTCCTCCGCATTTAACCTTAGGTACCAACAAGCTCGCCGCGAGTTTTGGCTCCTTAACCGCGAGCTTTACCTACTACAAAAAGCAGTTATTCAAACCTAGCTTTTGGATTGGCTCTATTATTGCCACTGCGATAGGTGCCGTATTGGGCACATTACTTGTCGACTTTTTAAGTATCGAGTTTTTAAATAAACTTATCCCCGTTATTATCATCGCTGTCGCAATTTATAGCTTAGTCGGTAGGCTAAGCCCAACAGATTCCCATACTTTGCCAGAAGCGAATCGAGCACTCAAAATCAAGCAGTGGGCGCAAGGTTTATCGTTGGGATTTTTTGATGGTATGGCAGGGCCTGGTACTGGCACGTTTTGGACTGCGTCTAACAGTATGCTCTATAAAATGAGCTTACTTTTAAACTGTGGTCTTGCTCGTTCAATGAACTTTGTTTCCAACTTTATCTCGCTTATCACCTTTGTAGCCTTGGGTCATGTTAACTTTATGCTGGGTATCACCATGGGCGCCTTTTTAATGTTTGGAGCTTGGCTTGGTGCGCATTCTGCGATTAAGTTTGGCAACAAACTAATCAAACCACTCTTTAACACTGTGGTTATTGTACTTGCTGGCAAGCTCATTTTTGAGGCTTATTTCTCGTGA
- a CDS encoding primosomal replication protein produces the protein MSTGLIKLEQQVSRLKQQAAQFDSAKWFDKNRYMQAQPSLFDARVFRTKSLKLSDYVEEIAEAMSHLPPSAQRHAFTFAIERIGSQMEAVLKVLKSTPVWAKENKLNTPKKAKVYKKAVQKIMQSSHELYQELSQNHEFERRLQEMIDLRRLQMDKADPTQAAKLNAEILALHARLGRCRKAISATEQKIQEVEKSQSR, from the coding sequence GTGAGCACAGGGCTTATCAAGCTTGAGCAACAAGTCAGCCGCTTAAAGCAACAAGCAGCGCAATTTGACTCCGCGAAATGGTTTGATAAGAATCGTTATATGCAGGCACAGCCCAGCTTATTTGATGCCCGTGTATTTCGAACTAAAAGCTTAAAGCTCAGCGACTATGTTGAAGAAATAGCAGAAGCAATGTCCCACCTACCGCCAAGTGCGCAGCGCCACGCCTTTACATTTGCCATCGAGCGGATAGGTTCACAAATGGAAGCCGTGTTGAAGGTGTTAAAATCAACCCCGGTCTGGGCGAAAGAAAACAAACTGAATACACCAAAAAAAGCCAAAGTGTATAAGAAGGCAGTGCAGAAGATTATGCAGTCGTCCCATGAGTTATATCAGGAGCTGTCACAAAATCATGAATTTGAGCGTCGACTGCAAGAAATGATTGATCTCAGAAGACTACAGATGGACAAAGCAGATCCCACTCAAGCTGCCAAGCTCAATGCCGAAATATTAGCCCTTCATGCCCGCCTTGGCCGCTGTAGAAAAGCCATTTCCGCCACCGAGCAAAAAATTCAAGAAGTTGAGAAAAGTCAGAGCCGTTAA